The region TATGCATATTACAGTACTGGGTCGGACCTTTTTCGTGTCCTCCTTCGCTGACAAGTCATCGCTCATTATGTTTGCTTCACTAGTTTGATTATTTTTTCAGGTTTTCTCTGTTTCTtcgctcttttttttctttgtttttctctgGGGTTTTTTATCGGTCTTCCTAgtttctttggttttctttgtttcttttttcatttttactTTTAAATTATTTTCTACAGTTTATTTTCATTTATGTTCTTAGTTTTTTCTCATTGCATTGGTTTTTCTCttgtttcttgttttcttttttttgtcagttttcttttgtttattttccTGCATATCTATTTTTCTTTGTTATACTTTGGTTTCCTTACGGATTTCTTTACGTTTCTATGTCTATTTTTATCATTTTCCCTTTTTGCAAAACATACCctatttttatttctacattttataAAATTCATATTTTTATGTCCATACATGTTATACATTTTTTATACATCAGAAACATGTTTTATATACATGTTTAAACTTTTTTAAATACGTGATTAACAGTGTTTCATGTATATGTTTTGATGTATAATTTTTGCCACACACACGGTACATTTCTTGTATACATCAGGGACATTTTTTTTACACGTTTATCATTTTTTAAGTGTGCGATCAAAATTTATAAATACTTTATGTAAAGTTATTTATAAAGTAGATATATTTAGAACATTTAGGAatataggaaaaataaaaaaccaagCAAAATGAAAAAAACACAGAAAAGGCGATGAAGGCCTCTCTAcctcgctgggccggcccattttggcAGCTGTTGACGCGAGGCTGCGCTCTACCTCACATGAAGCGAGAGGAAGTCACGACCGTGCACCCAACCGTAATGTTTATGAACTACTAGTTTGAGAAAATGATTATATCATGGACGTGCATAAATATTGTGACACAAAAATAAATAAGTTCCAACACCACCTTTCCGCATTGTCAGTTCTATGGCAAGAACGTAGGCGGCTTCCTGACCATGGTGACCTGCTCGAAGGCATATGCCATCTCGATCAGCCTTGGCTCGTAACCTCTTAACCCGCCAAAGCAGAGACCAAACGGCACCCCCTGCTTGCCATACCCGGCCGGCACGGTGATGGCCGGCATGCCGTCGATGGCTAGCACCGAAGATGCTGCATTATTAGGTGTCATGATGGCATCTAGCTCATGCTCCCTCATCAACTTCTTCAATCCATTGGCGGACAACTTGTTTAACTGTCTAATCGCCGCTCGCTCCAAGGCACCGATGCCAGTCGTGTTCTCAGCCACCAGGAATACAGTTTGACCATTTTCCTTCATGTTTTCCTACAAGGCATGGAATTATCAAAAGTTAAGTTGCACTTGTTTTTCAAAAGGCTAAACAGGTAACTACAAAGGAAATATGCATCATAACGAGAAACAAATacattaaaaataataattaactCTAAATTAAGCTGACCTCAACAGGATGTGCATTGTTGAAAGCTATGATCTCTGCAAGCGACCGAACTGGGGAATGTAATACGTTTGACAGATAGGAGTTGAGGCTTAACTTGAACTCTGCTGGTAATGCAATCTGTTGGCCATTGTTTTGGGAATCCAATAGGACACTTAAATTCTCTATGTCAAGCTTCTCAATAACGATTGCACCTTGTTTCCTTCAAACCAAACAAAAATATACAAGTTGATGTGATATGACACCATAGATGGCATATGTTTTGATTTCCTCCTAACAAACAAACCAATATTTAGGGGCATTATGCCCCTCGCAATGAAGAGGCCAAAGTATttcacttctatgacaaaaaataaagATAAATGAAATCAGCTAAGTTGTACTCTATCGATAATGGGTCACAAGACTCATTTATCAAGTCATAGGTTCCAAATatttaagtttgaccaaatttgtaaAACATAGTAGCATCTATGATTTAACGCAAATACAATATGAAAATATAATTCATGATAGATCTACTCACATTGATATGATACTGTAAATACTGATATTTTTCCCAATAAATTAGTCAAACTTAAAAGGCGTGACTTAAGACAAATCAAATGAGCTTTGTAAACCCAGACAGTGAAAGTACCTCATTGTGTTGAGATGTTGCGTGTAGACCATCTGCTGCACATTACCATTTGGGAAGTTGAAGAAGCCATTAGGAACGCCGATTCTCTTCCCTCTAAGCCCATCTTTCTTCAAGAACTGTGTGTATCCACCAGGAGGGATGTATTTGGAAGCCGCCATTGTGGCTGGAGCGTCAACTGGGTCATAGCCAACAATGGCATCCAGCACGTGGACCGCATCAGCCACCGTGCCGCAGATCGGCCTGTTTGTTGATAAAAtgttaattccatttttttaacaTGGTGTAAATCACTTTGACAAATCGATGCAAGCGATGGCCATGTGTGTGAGCCTGTGAGCTGTGTATCATAAAAATGAAGCAAAAGCAATGTTGGCAATATGAAGGGAAACTACACAGGAGCTCCCGGGTCCTCCACACCCCTATACGGATATTAAATGTAAAAACTATCAATAAAATTCAAAAATCAGAAACTACTTGGAGATATCAAACCTGGGTTCTCAATATACCCGCATGTGAAATGTCCTGAGAAAATACCAAGAAACGTATCCGTTGTGAAGGAAATATTGTCCGAATAAAAATCCATCCAAACAGTTTTTTTCGATACATAGATTTTttctgtcttttttgccatgaataCGTTTCATGATATTCTTTCACGAAATTTCACACAGGAGTAGAACGAAAACCCATGTTCTATATCCTAAAATCTCAAAAAAAAAATAACGAAAAATCTCGGTATTTTTTCTAAATTTAATGTTCGTACCCAATATGAAGCCTGTAAAATAAAAGATCACAAGGCTTTGATACGATCCACAAGGTTTGAATACAGGCCACGTGAACCCCTCAAAAAAAAGAATGCAggcgctgatccgtatgtggtcattactcactccgacggagaccAGGGAGcgttttggttactggatctgtccggtgggagatggtagcgcgggatattttcaaccggtttggatggcggtcatgtaataggataggcgattagtttacctatctttatTATGCCAGCCGGTTGAGGCTTGGCGTGGTGTGATGGGAATAACCCCAGCCCGGCTGGTCAACCCCACCGTGGGCTTGATCCCCACCACTGAGTTCAGCGACGCCGGGCAGAGTATCGAGCCGTCCGTCTCCGTTCCCAGCGTCACCGCCGTCATGCTCGCCGCCGCGGCGATCGCTGATCCCGTGCTCAACCCACACGGCGTCGCCGACAGCACGTAGGGGTTCTACACGAAAGCGAGAGACGATCATACTGTTCTTCGTTACAAAGGACCCATTAACTCAAAATAGAAGGATTTAAGGCGTGTTTAGTTACCCCGCCCTTGCCGCCGCGGGCGCTCCAGCCGCCGCCGGAGAAGCTGCGAAAGTTGGCCCACTCGTCCATATTCGCCTTGCCGAGCACCACGGCCCCGGCGTGGCGCAGCTGGCGCACCACGCCAGCGTCCCGCCGCACCACGGAGCCGAGCAGCGCGAACGACCCGGCTGTCGTGTTGAGCACGTCGCGCGTGGCGATGTTGTCCTTGAGCAGGACGGGCACGCCGTGCAGCGCGCCCCTGGCCCGACGGTGGCGGCCGGAGCAGCACTCAACGTCAGCGCCGGCCGCCTGTCGGAGGGCGTCCGGGTTGACCTCGATGACGGCGTGCAGCAGCGGGTTGAGGCTGCTGATCCGGTCCAGGTAGAATCGGACGAGCTCTACCGAGGTGAGGCTCCCGTTGTTGAAGCCTAGCTGGATGCTGGCCACGGTCGCCTCTGTTGGCGCCGCTTCCTCGCAGTGCCGCTTCTTCTTCTACCTTGAGCTGGCTCTCACAgctctcttgtggtttctctctatcttcttctcttgtaccttctctcaagaacacacacacacacgcatggacCAAGGAGGAGTACGAAAGCTTTGCGATAGGCTCTTCTCCTTGGCGAACACACAGGCTACATATTTTTTGCTGGACCTCGTCGGCCTCTTTGCCATTACTGAATGAGATGACTATTTATACAAAGTTTGGCACTCAGCCAAGACCCACGCACTCACGTCCGGCCATCACGATCGGCCACTAACAGCACGTCCTGCATGCACTAACTTGTCCTATCTACATGCACATACTAATTGCCTTATCCTACTCCTAGCTAGAATCACTCCAGCAGCCACAAGACTCGTCCATATCTAAAACCAATTCCACGTCTCAACGTGGCCTACTACTACCATGCAGCTAATCACCTACGTATGCATCGGCTACTTGATCAACACAGCAGCCGAGAACTTGCCAGATCACCTGACTTACTTGGTCATACTTTAGTCCATCACACTTCAGCCTTCGTCGCGCCTTGCCacttcacacagcaccacggcttCACGCCGCCTCGGCATCTCGTCATACTCGCCGCTTCACACGGCATCCTGGCATCTCGCCTTCTTCGTGCGCTCAACCAAAGTTTCGACGACTAGCTACTCCTAGACCATGTAAGTTACATGCATAACAAAAACAAACTAAATGTTGATACAATAATATCAAGATTAGCTCTAACAGCCTCCTCGATCCAGAAGCTATGAGCACCCGCGAGCGCGGGCACGAGGGCGGCGATGACGACTGCCGGCCGAGGCATCCTGGAGGGCAAAGAAATGTGAAGTCAATGTGCCGGCTGAAGTGTGCTCAGCTCCAGCTGCTCACTGAACCTTGGATTTCTCCTTTCCCTTTGAGCTCTCACTTTGTACCGTACGATGGACTCCAATTGGCAAATcatacaagcaagcaagcacaCAGGCTGCAACGACCCGCCGTGCAGATGGTGGATAATGCAAATTAAAGGCACGTGGTCAACACAATTTTCGTATGACCAACGGAATCAGCAAGACCCACCACCAATTCTTTTAGAAGAAATTGTGGATTATGATAACATATACTACATTTgtaacttaatataagacgtttttttggCACTAACATAGAGAGTATCTTCTTTCTAATCCGCGATTATAAAATAGTATGTTCAGTGCAATCTTCCACATTCCCTTTTAGTGATGAACTAGATGAGTGCCCGTGTGCTCAATGTGGATATATATCTTTTTTTTTGATTTCATCAATTGTGTCTAACATTTTTTCTTTTAGGAAAGGCatgagcccgactttataaataaagtcaCCAGGCGACAATTGTGTCTAACATATGATTTAGCATCCTCATACACACCAACGACATTTTCATCGTTATAATTCACTCTTCTACTTCTTTCTTCACCCACTATCTTTGCATCTCCGCCATAGAAATCAAAGCTTGCCATCCCCTCCCACTGGAGCATCTGGATCACAATCTGCCTTCGACCCCATTTCGATCTACCCACACTTTAAATTTCAAACATGTAATCATGCAATTATGTTATTCAACATCATGTGTTTCCTAGCATGGCATGTCTTCAATTTTTCATTGCAANNNNNNNNNNNNNNNNNNNNNNNNNNNNNNNNNNNNNNNNNNNNNNNNNNNNNNNNNNNNNNNNNNNNNNNNNNNNNNNNNNNNNNNNNNNNNNNNNNNNNNNNNNNNNNNNNNNNNNNNNNNNNNNNNNNNNNNNNNNNNNNNNNNNNNNNNNNNNNNNNNNNNNNNNNNNNNNNNACGAAACAAACAACCAaatgtattttttgtatttttgtatgTTCTATAACACACAAACACAGGACAAAAAGTAACACATTTTCATGAGCAACATACAGATCTAGCATGAAGCAATTACAATCAGTAGTTACACACCTCTCTGTTCTCTATAGCAACTAGCGGCTATAGTTGATAATCAAAATTTAGAAATCATATAGTGAGTAAATATCTCAATTTCTCTTAAGTTCTCTCTATTGCTGTTTCATAATCCTTTCCCGGAGACAACACTCAACAATAACATCATATGCACATGGTTAGCaaatagacatcatatacacatagCAGCAACATCCTATCCATATACCTCACTTTCTCGCTCTTGCTCCCTACTACTCAGTCTTATTCCTCTCCTAAGACAACAATCAGCAGCCGGAGTTGCATATCTGCATAGCAACAACAAACTAAATCTATTATATTCCTCGCTTGCACCTTCCCACCACCACACACACCTCACCTCCTCTTCCCCTCTGTCGTCGTCCCCGATATACATGACATTTATGTCTCCCATCATCTCCATGAGGAGACACTGGACATGCAACTTAAGACCTTGAGAGTCACTAGACCACAACCCATCATGAGCTGACATGGAGCTCGCCTGAAGGTCTACACCAACAACCCCGATGACATTCATTTCTCCTTCGAATTGTTCTGTTTTTGTTGCAGCTTTAATGTTACcagcatatcatcatcatcattctcaTATCTAAATCTTTCCTCCACCCATTGCAAGATGATGAGTCTATATGCGTAGGTAGCAGAAGCAGTCTTGGTCACTTAGGCTAATGTTGTGACGTGGTACTCACAACAGTGATCATAGACAAAGTAGCCCGACCAAATAAGTCATCGTAGCCGAACTAGACGATCCATGAATAGATTGCAACCGTATAAGTTGATTGACAAAATGGTAGATGGCAAAGCAAACTATGAAATGAACCATCACACCAAGACGCTTCGAAAACAGCTTAGCACTGCTCACAAGTTGCATGTCTTCATGGGACATGGTTTCTGATACACACTCTTCTAGATGGTTGTGCACACAACCGCCGGGATGAGATAGCCTTCTAACAATGGAACGAAATGTACCCGCTAAATAACACAGCAAAGTGATTTTGGCAATGTGTGAGAGAGGTTGCGCAGGAGACCGGGAGATCAAACCCGGCATCTGGAGATGAACTGATTAGCTTCTCTGCATGAATACTTCTTTAACTACAGATCAACAAAATGAAGTAGTAGTTGATGGTTACTTATTTAATTTTCATGATCCTAAATGGCAAAGAGTCCAATTCTCAACGAACCAATACTTGGCATAGGTCGGCTCGTCATGGTCACAAAACACATGTGTGCGAGCTGAGGGAAGGAGAAAAAAACAAGAACAGATGACAAAAAACACATGTCATGCTATATTCGTGGTATCTTACACGGAGATCCGTGCAAAAgaatttggttttttctttttttttctttcttacaTGTTATATATCATTTGACTTAGACTTGGTTAAGTCTTAGCCAATTGAGACCTAGCCACACCCAAACTAGATAGGTTCCTTGCCGGAGACGGCTGAAACCGACAGAAAACGGCAGAAGGACAAGCTTTCCGCGGATCTAGGCTCGGCTGCAACAACGGTAGAAAACAACTTTTTTATTATGCACAATCGTGCAGATTCGCGAGATGTTGAGATCTTTAGATGGATTTGGTGCATCGCGTGACACGTGCGGAAAGAGGCTTCTTCATCACCTTGAAGAAGGAATCCAGCTCCGTGAGGTCAACGGTGTCGGTGCCAGTCGGTGTCGCCCACTCGAACTCGCGCACGAGTGCAGCCAAGAAGCACTTCATGTTCACCATCGCCATGCCCACGCCGGGGCAGAACCTATGCCCCGCGCCAAATGGCATCATCCTGATCTGCTTGGGACCCGGCACCGGGCCAATGCCCTCCCCGTCGCCGCCGGCCAGGAACCGCTCCGGAAGAAACTCGTCGGGATCCTTCCATATCTTGTTGTCCCTGCCAATGTCTCCGGCAGAGAAATTGACGTAGAAGTCGCCGGCCGGCGGCGGCACAGCCATTCCTCCGACCAGCACCCCGACGGCATCAGCATGGACATGGCGTGGGATTACCGGCAACGGGGGGGTGCATGCGGAGGGTCTCCAGCACGACGGCATGCAGGTAAGGCATGCCTGCACCTGCACGGGAGACCACGCCGTCGTCGACCTCGCCGCGTAGCTTCTCCTGCACCTCCGGCTTGTCGACAAGGTGGGCGAGGGCCCATTCAAGGCTCGCCACCACCGTCCCCGTGCCGGCGCCAAGGAACTCTGAGATCAGCCGCACCATCTCCTCGTCCCTAAGAGCGCGCCGGCCGCCGTCCTCATTGGGGACGCGGAGATCGATGAGTGACTCGACGTACGGACGACGGCCGTTGTCGTCACGTGGTCGAGGAGACCGGACCGCCCGCCTCCATGCCTCGATGGGAGGGAGGAATAGCTCCTTGAGCCGGACGTCGATGGCGAAGAGCCTGCGCAGCCACCTCCACTCCTCGAGCTTCTCCATCACGGAGCCGGTGGCCGAGAAGGGCTTGACCAGCCCAATGGCGAGCTGGAAGCGTTGTATGACTTGGCGCATAGCGCGCACGTGGTCCTCGTCGACAACGTCACCGAAGCACAGGCGCGCGACGACCGAGAACATGGCGCCATAGAGGTGCtggtgcagctccgtcacctcctcctggCTTCCCCGGGGGCGGACGACAGCGCGGCGATGAGGCCCTGGACGGCCTCCCGCTGCAGCGGCGCGAGGCAGGCCAGGCGCGACGGGTGGAGGGTCTCGGCGGTGAGGTTGCACCGGAGGGCGCGCCAGTGCGGTCCGTGTGCCAAGGTGTTGAGGTTCTCGTTCCGCTGGCCGCGTCGCCGGGCGGCCAGGGCCACGTGCAGGCGTGCGGGCGGGCGATTCGAGAAGGCGTCTGCGTTCTCGACGAGCGCGCTGTGGGCGACAGCTGGGTCGCTGATCTTGTGCATGACGAGTGAGGGTGGAGGGGGAGGAGCACGGCCGCGCCGGAGGACGGCGAGGAGGCCGCACAAGAGAAGCGCGAGAAGCAGGAGGAGCTGATCCATTGATCTGCTGGAGCTAGCTGCTGCATGCCTGCAAATGATGGCGTGTTTCGATACTTATAGGAGTGAGCAGAGAGGGAGGGGGGGGCTCGCCGCGTCATTGACTTTTGATCGTTCCAACCATGAATCATGAATGGTCATATGCTGGGTGACTATCTCTGGGTGTGAGTGCGATATACAGGCATGCACGGCCACTCACACCCAACACTTGCCATTATTGTATCATCCACTCACACCTAACGAGTATGATAGGATGCTCCTCACACCACTCTGTGTTAGTGTTCTTTTGCTTACTTTTTGGAGTGCTCTCGCTAAGAGGGTGTTTGTTTTTAGGGACTTATTggcttagggacttaaaaaagtccctataagtctcatctaaaccaaacaggagggacttataaaGACTTAAAGTGTTCATTTGGGACTTAtaaaataagactctcaaggagggacttatagggacttatagttgtaatatggaacaaaacaggtagggactttttagggacttgagacttataagttaggtctaaaaaaagtcctaggacttatgaaccaaacatggCCTAAATACACTAGCCATCAGTATTTTACAAATAAATACTTCCcctgttcctaaatactccctccgtcctaaaattattgtcttacatttgtctagaGACATCGCTGggagatgttgaactgggttttcCCAGCAACAAATATTCCAGTATAGAGGGAGTACATATGTCAATCTATAAGTTCAAAGTTGGACGAAAACAAAAGAAATACGCATGCACAACTCACTTTTcgaacatactccctcctttccgatttataaggctcaattcaaaaatctcaccaaccaagatagatggtgaatggtggaatattttttgtagtttgcaaaaacacccaattaatgttcttgttttcctcaaaaaattatgtttaccaatgcgttaattgcaatgcatgcatgcataaagtatatGCATTGGTCGATTttgtcttaatacttgcatgcaatgatttaatgcaccttaaaatctgaacatgtgatgggaaacaaccaaattgagccttataaaatggaaaaacttaaaTTTTGAGATAAGtcatataaaccggaaaggagggagtatagagCACTGGAGGATGAAGCTATGAACTGCATGGATGCGTCAATTTTTGTTCTTGATTAAAACTCTCATAAAGCAGCAATTACTGCATGCATGCATCAGTTACTACATATGATGGGTACAGCAGCCCAGAATGTGTAGATCGGATGGATATTGTTGAGTGATCTAGTATATCCAAAGGCTACATTAATTTGGGTGATGTGACATAAGAAGGAGCTACAAATTCTTTGTAGTGGGggttagctatttagatatagtagatttCAGTTTGTTTTGATAATGATTGTTGACACTTTAAAAATAATGCACTAGTTAGGGAATCTTTAAGGCGGACCCGTAAACCTCCCGCAGCCGTCTGGACTGGGCTGTCCGGATCGTGGAAGTCATCTAACGCCGACATGTATAAGTCCGCGGAGCAGTCCGGACGCGATTACcccgcaaaccggagacaaaagtgggggaggtttgcgggagtccggGCGGCTCCCAAGCCTGCTTGTGATCGCCTTGGCCCACCAAAAACCCGTCAACCGCCCCTCCTGCGCTTTTCTTCCGATGCACGCGCCGCTTACCGCGCCGCATTCATGCCGGAGGCCGACATTGATGTCGCAATGTGAccgaagggagggagggagggcggcACTAATCGACGCGACTTCTCGGCGGCCGCCTCTTCAGTGCGGCGCACTAAAGTATTTTACCATCCCTTCGCCTGGTCCTCGTCGCCGCTATTTAAGCCGTGCACCGGAGTTGCACAGAGATGCACCCCCCTCCCctgagttaattgcacagaagtaccacaactggggcatcacatgcagattgataccacgattgctaatttttgcgtGTTAGTACCAACATTGCTCCAGGCTGTTGCAGATAAGGCTAAAACTCTATTTTATATGTATTGACGCTAGATCCGACAGCTCAGGCCCACCCGTCAGGTGCCACGCTGGCCAATCGCGCGTGCTCGCGCGCTGACTAGGACGACCCGCTCTCCAAACCTGACCCGGTCGCACCAGTTCGTCCCCCACCGCAccattcccctcccctcccctcgacTCGACTCGAACCCTACTCCGGCAGGCGGCGGCGAGGGTGTCGACGGCGATGGTGACATGTCGTTCTGGCCTCCTAGCGGCCCGGCTGGCGTCGACGGCGATGGCGCGACGACTCCAGCTCCGCGTACTcgaccgaagacgaggaggagtcgATGTTACTCACCATGGAGCAGCGGTTGCGGTTGGCGCAGCTGTGGGTGGCGAACCCTAGCAACAGCCATGAGTTGACGCATGGACTTGGCGGCGTGCTGTAAGtacccttctcctcctcctcctcctctgattATTTATCCAAttggggatttttagggtttgttCATCTTCTGCTTTATCCAGTTGGGGATTAGGGTTTGTCCAATTAAAGTGAGTAGTATAGGAAAATTATAGTAACCTAGTAACGTAGTGTAGTGCACTCTCAAATTAGTTCAATTACGGTAACAATTAGGGATTAGGGTTTGACTAAGTGAAGTATTGTGGCCTTGTCTTTTTCCTTGATTTTGCTATTGTGCTGAAATAGTAAAGTACATTGATTCATGTTCTGTCATTTGTAATAGTAATAGTAAATTTTAGACTTACATGTTACTTGAAATTTTCCTTTACTGTACTATTGCTCTCCAAATTTAGAGTTATGCTAATGAATACATGAAATTTAATTTGTTCTGTAGTTTGGATGAAGATATTTGGCAAGTAAGGATCCATTTTGATGCAAGAGAACCATTGGAGATGAAGCTGTGTAGTTTAGACATTACTTATCTGAATTTGGTTGCAGTGATGGAAACCCAAGGATTTAATGCATATGATTGTTTGTATCACATTGAAAAACCATCTTTAATAGAGA is a window of Triticum dicoccoides isolate Atlit2015 ecotype Zavitan chromosome 2B, WEW_v2.0, whole genome shotgun sequence DNA encoding:
- the LOC119361787 gene encoding probable amidase At4g34880; translation: MPRPAVVIAALVPALAGAHSFWIEEATVASIQLGFNNGSLTSVELVRFYLDRISSLNPLLHAVIEVNPDALRQAAGADVECCSGRHRRARGALHGVPVLLKDNIATRDVLNTTAGSFALLGSVVRRDAGVVRQLRHAGAVVLGKANMDEWANFRSFSGGGWSARGGKGGNPYVLSATPCGLSTGSAIAAAASMTAVTLGTETDGSILCPASLNSVVGIKPTVGLTSRAGVIPITPRQASTGWHNKDRPICGTVADAVHVLDAIVGYDPVDAPATMAASKYIPPGGYTQFLKKDGLRGKRIGVPNGFFNFPNGNVQQMVYTQHLNTMRKQGAIVIEKLDIENLSVLLDSQNNGQQIALPAEFKLSLNSYLSNVLHSPVRSLAEIIAFNNAHPVEENMKENGQTVFLVAENTTGIGALERAAIRQLNKLSANGLKKLMREHELDAIMTPNNAASSVLAIDGMPAITVPAGYGKQGVPFGLCFGGLRGYEPRLIEMAYAFEQVTMVRKPPTFLP